In the Pleuronectes platessa chromosome 23, fPlePla1.1, whole genome shotgun sequence genome, ATCTCATATGCTTAGCTGCACATTGCGCAGATAGATGGAATCATGTAGATCGAAGATATTACGGCAAAAGAAAAGTCCCGCAGTTCACAAATAGACCTACAAAGAGAGCAAAGCAATCCCCTTTCAGAAAGGGGTGTTAATCCCTAAATATTTGCAGCACAGCCTCAAAGGGTTCAGCCTCTAACAAATTAGACAGATCCCAGTGCAAACCGAGCAgaaatgtttttacataaaaatgtcCCCTtatcattaaatcaaataatctgTCTTGGATGTTTACTATGCAGCTCACCTTGGCACCATGGCTTTAGTAAGGCGCGTAACGTGGCGCATAATGATCCTTGGGTCGCGGAGTAGCGTAGGGGCTCCTGGAGGACACCGGTGACAGCCGTGTGCGCTCATAGGTGTAGCCGGCCGCAGAGACGGGTACTCGTCCGATCGGGTTGCGGTCTTGTGCATAGTAAGCGGCAGCTGAAGCGGCCGCTACAGGTGGAGGCGGTGGCCGACGGTCGTACGGATCGACACCGGAGGAGAGCTTTGaaagggaggaaggggggggtgggggaggggggagataaGACAGGCGACGATCCTCGAAATAGCTTGAGCCATAAGGCCGAGCTCTGTACTTCTCATAATAGTCAACACTGCTATAAAGACGGTCACGATCATAAGGTGATGGCCGGTCAGCATAGGAGCCTGCTGGCCTGCCTCCATATCTATCCCCCAGCTCAGAGCCATAGCCACTGAGCCTGCGAGGGGGTGGAGGGATACCACCCGCATAACTACCCTGACTATACTCAGAGCCACCCATGTAATCAGCTCCTGGAGGTGGGGCCATTCCGTAGCTGCCCCTGCCATAACCTGGGGGACCGCGTGGGGGGGCCCGGCCGCTGTGACCTCTCTCGTCATCACCGTGGCTATCGCTCCGACCGTTTGGACAGTCTTTCGACCAGTGACCATGTTTCCCGCAGACATAGCAGCCGGTATGTTCTCCCATTCCCGGGGCAGTGCGAAGCCGACTGGTGGACAGCTGTACGCTCATCAGCTTGCCTTGtagggagagagaagaaacgCATGAGACCGTAGGATTCTGATACGAAAAGGCTCTTACCGTCTATAAAACACGTTAAATTCATTTGACCGGCAATCCCTGGGCGAAGCGAAATAACCTTCAGTGCCATGTGCAGATGATTATATTCACCAGTCACTGGTGCCAAAGTTACAAGAGATTACTTTCAGTCCACCTGCAATGAAGGCAAAGTTTATCcaaactttctctctctgtgtaaatgAAATGAGCTAGAGGATTTTACTAGGCCTGAGAGCTCTACAGCGACAGAACAGCATCCAAATTTGAATCTAAAGACAGTAAAGACAACAAATGTTCTGCTGCCCGAGAGTTCACCTTTAAAGGCTGTGTTGTCCATCTTACTGATGGCATCCATGGCATCCTCCACTCGCTCCATGTGAATAAATGCATAGTCCTTCACTATGTCACATTCCACCACTGAGCCAAAATCTTCAAACTTTGCCCGCAGAACATCACAAGTGATTCCTTCGCCAAGGTTACTGACGTGCAGCTTGGTGGTGGACTTGGGCCTCCCTTTGCTCATCTCCACGTTCATACGCCAGCCATGCAACTGGTGTTGGTGGAGGTTCTGAATGGCCACCTCTGCTTCCGAGATGTTGTTCATATGAACGAACCCATAAT is a window encoding:
- the LOC128430101 gene encoding RNA-binding protein 4.1, with product MVKIFIGNLACNTTPEELRELFEKYGKVAECDIVKNYGFVHMNNISEAEVAIQNLHQHQLHGWRMNVEMSKGRPKSTTKLHVSNLGEGITCDVLRAKFEDFGSVVECDIVKDYAFIHMERVEDAMDAISKMDNTAFKGKLMSVQLSTSRLRTAPGMGEHTGCYVCGKHGHWSKDCPNGRSDSHGDDERGHSGRAPPRGPPGYGRGSYGMAPPPGADYMGGSEYSQGSYAGGIPPPPRRLSGYGSELGDRYGGRPAGSYADRPSPYDRDRLYSSVDYYEKYRARPYGSSYFEDRRLSYLPPPPPPPSSLSKLSSGVDPYDRRPPPPPVAAASAAAYYAQDRNPIGRVPVSAAGYTYERTRLSPVSSRSPYATPRPKDHYAPRYAPY